A window of Candidatus Wallbacteria bacterium contains these coding sequences:
- a CDS encoding HI0074 family nucleotidyltransferase substrate-binding subunit, translating into MPLELESLRKAVTALSDVLAKSDDAEFMKTMDEVTRNAIKSGVIQHFEFTYELCWKFIKRWLDMNVSASAFDGVARRELFRHAAEHRLITDVEQWMRHHEARNQTSHTYEAETAELVYQAAHEFAGDAVKLLEALETRND; encoded by the coding sequence ATGCCGCTTGAACTGGAGAGCCTGAGAAAAGCTGTGACAGCATTGAGCGATGTGCTGGCAAAAAGCGATGATGCTGAATTCATGAAAACCATGGATGAAGTAACCCGCAATGCGATCAAATCCGGAGTGATCCAGCATTTCGAGTTCACCTACGAGCTCTGCTGGAAATTCATTAAGCGCTGGCTGGACATGAATGTCAGCGCCTCGGCTTTCGACGGAGTCGCACGTCGGGAACTGTTCAGGCACGCAGCTGAACACCGGCTGATTACTGATGTGGAACAGTGGATGCGGCATCATGAAGCCAGAAACCAGACTTCCCACACCTATGAGGCCGAAACCGCTGAACTCGTCTATCAGGCAGCGCATGAATTCGCCGGAGACGCAGTAAAGTTACTTGAAGCATTGGAAACCAGGAATGATTGA